Proteins encoded in a region of the Prochlorothrix hollandica PCC 9006 = CALU 1027 genome:
- a CDS encoding histidine phosphatase family protein codes for MLTSRFLEARTLTTRVILVRHGQSTYNAEGRIQGRSDASVLTEAGERCAQQVGQVLANLSVDAAYSSPLQRAYHTAEILLSAFPESSRPPLQATDQLMEIDLPLWEGMRREEIKEQYGDLYRLWQEHPQQLTMTVPGAGGDRIVYPVQELYKQTQGFWRSLLSQHRDQTLVVVAHNGVIRALLGTALGTAPDQYKILRQSNCGISVLNFAGDLGDGVQLESMNLTAHLGEPLPDRKEKGGVRLLLVRHGETEWNRMQRFQGQIDIPLNANGHSQAQKAATFLKDVSLDFAITSPLLRPKETAEAIVKEHSGLDLATDDRLKEIGHGLWEGKLESEIQADYGPLLQAWKDSPATVQMPEGENLQQVWDRAVAAWQDIVTQAPDGSTGLVVAHDAVNKAILCHVLGLQPQDFWAVKQGNGAVTVVDYPKKLAAAPVLQALNITTHLGAGSIFDSTAAGAL; via the coding sequence TTGCTGACTTCTCGATTCCTGGAGGCTAGAACCCTGACTACTCGCGTTATTCTCGTTCGCCATGGCCAAAGCACCTACAACGCCGAGGGACGGATTCAGGGTCGTTCGGATGCGTCCGTTCTGACTGAAGCCGGTGAGCGGTGTGCCCAACAGGTGGGGCAAGTGCTGGCCAATCTGTCTGTGGATGCTGCCTATAGCAGCCCCCTGCAACGGGCCTATCACACGGCGGAAATTTTGCTGTCTGCGTTCCCAGAGTCATCTCGACCCCCGCTCCAGGCCACTGATCAGCTCATGGAGATTGACTTGCCCCTTTGGGAAGGGATGCGGAGGGAAGAGATTAAAGAGCAGTATGGGGATCTCTATCGCCTCTGGCAGGAACATCCCCAGCAATTGACCATGACGGTGCCGGGGGCGGGGGGCGATCGCATCGTCTATCCCGTGCAAGAGCTGTATAAACAGACCCAGGGGTTCTGGCGATCGCTGCTGAGCCAACACCGGGATCAAACCCTGGTGGTGGTGGCCCACAACGGCGTGATTCGGGCCTTACTGGGCACCGCCCTGGGCACCGCCCCCGACCAGTACAAAATTCTACGGCAGTCCAATTGCGGCATTAGTGTGTTGAACTTTGCCGGTGATTTGGGGGATGGGGTGCAACTGGAGTCCATGAACCTGACGGCCCATCTGGGGGAACCCCTGCCCGATCGCAAGGAGAAGGGGGGCGTGCGTCTGTTGTTAGTGCGCCATGGGGAAACAGAATGGAACCGGATGCAGCGATTCCAGGGCCAAATTGATATTCCCCTCAATGCCAATGGCCACAGCCAAGCCCAGAAAGCGGCGACCTTCCTCAAGGACGTGTCCTTGGATTTTGCCATTACCAGTCCCCTGCTGCGCCCCAAGGAAACCGCCGAAGCCATTGTTAAAGAGCATTCGGGCTTAGATCTGGCGACGGACGATCGCCTCAAAGAAATTGGCCATGGTCTCTGGGAAGGGAAACTGGAATCTGAAATTCAGGCCGATTACGGTCCGCTGCTCCAAGCCTGGAAAGATAGCCCCGCAACCGTGCAAATGCCGGAGGGGGAGAATCTGCAGCAGGTGTGGGATCGGGCCGTGGCTGCATGGCAGGACATTGTGACCCAAGCCCCGGACGGTAGCACCGGCTTAGTGGTGGCCCATGATGCGGTTAATAAGGCCATTCTTTGCCATGTGTTGGGGTTACAGCCCCAGGACTTCTGGGCAGTGAAGCAGGGTAACGGAGCCGTGACCGTGGTGGACTATCCCAAAAAGCTAGCCGCTGCCCCCGTTCTCCAAGCCCTGAATATCACCACCCATTTGGGGGCAGGCAGTATTTTCGATAGCACCGCAGCGGGGGCACTGTAG
- a CDS encoding dihydroorotase, producing the protein MGADLLEQVRVLDPQGGIDRITDVLIPEPHTLIVDPQPDQIPRSVQHHPAQGQILAPGLVDLHGRSGQPGHEDRETWDSLAAAALGGGFTQLGILPNTRPPLDQAELVSQRCGQSYPVQFHHWGALTLGCQGQQMTELAELAAAGVVGFSDGSPIQDWALVRRILEYGQPLAKPMALWPWNRDLAGTGVARDGVLALRYGLSGVPGLAETLPLAGLLECVAELGTPLHLMRLSTARGVELVAQAKAQGLPITASTTWLHLLHNTEDLASYDPNLRLSPPLGNPEDQHALIAAVASGVIDAIATDHAPYTYEEKTVAFGEAPAGSIGLELILPLLWQTFVAPGHWSALDLWRCLCLNPARILGLVPPSLVTGNGGWVWFDPQRSWPVEAASLRSRSCNTSYLGQTLQGQVLKTVASRSVWVNDGLNSG; encoded by the coding sequence ATGGGGGCAGATCTGTTAGAGCAGGTGCGGGTTTTAGATCCCCAGGGGGGGATCGATCGGATCACCGATGTTTTAATCCCTGAACCCCACACCCTCATTGTTGATCCCCAACCGGATCAGATTCCCAGATCCGTCCAACACCACCCGGCCCAAGGGCAGATCCTAGCGCCGGGATTGGTGGATCTCCATGGGCGATCGGGGCAACCGGGCCACGAAGATCGCGAAACCTGGGACTCCCTAGCCGCCGCCGCCCTCGGGGGAGGGTTCACCCAACTGGGGATTTTGCCCAACACCCGCCCCCCCTTAGATCAAGCCGAACTGGTGAGCCAGCGCTGTGGCCAATCCTACCCCGTGCAATTCCACCATTGGGGAGCCTTAACCCTGGGGTGCCAGGGCCAGCAGATGACGGAATTGGCCGAGTTGGCAGCGGCGGGGGTGGTGGGCTTCAGCGACGGTAGCCCCATCCAGGACTGGGCCTTAGTGCGGCGGATCCTGGAGTATGGCCAACCCTTGGCTAAACCCATGGCCCTCTGGCCCTGGAACAGGGATCTGGCTGGAACGGGGGTGGCCAGGGATGGTGTCTTGGCCCTGCGCTATGGTCTCAGCGGTGTGCCGGGATTAGCGGAAACCCTGCCCCTGGCCGGTTTGTTGGAATGTGTGGCGGAATTGGGCACTCCCCTGCACCTGATGCGTCTCTCCACGGCGCGGGGGGTGGAACTGGTGGCCCAGGCCAAGGCCCAGGGGTTGCCCATCACCGCCAGCACCACCTGGTTGCACCTACTCCACAACACCGAGGATCTGGCCAGCTATGATCCCAACCTGCGCCTCAGTCCTCCCCTGGGGAACCCTGAGGACCAGCACGCCTTAATCGCTGCCGTGGCCAGTGGTGTGATTGATGCCATTGCCACGGATCACGCCCCCTATACCTACGAAGAAAAAACCGTGGCTTTTGGGGAAGCCCCAGCGGGATCCATCGGTTTGGAATTGATCCTGCCGCTGTTGTGGCAAACCTTTGTGGCACCGGGCCACTGGTCGGCCCTCGATCTCTGGCGCTGTCTTTGTCTGAACCCGGCTCGGATTTTGGGCTTGGTTCCCCCCAGCCTGGTCACTGGTAACGGCGGTTGGGTCTGGTTTGATCCCCAGCGGTCTTGGCCGGTGGAAGCTGCCAGCCTGCGATCGCGATCCTGCAACACCTCTTATCTGGGTCAAACCCTCCAGGGCCAAGTCCTCAAAACCGTAGCTTCCCGATCGGTGTGGGTCAACGACGGGTTGAATTCGGGCTGA
- a CDS encoding pseudouridine synthase, translated as MADRPPDPIQPSSQTTHGQTTHGQTTHGQKVRIQKVLSHHGLASRRQAESWIRGGRVQVNGQVAQVGQAVDPQVDRIAVDGVLLPTAPRALYILLHKPLGVVSTCHDPQGRPTVLHCLPPHLAQGQGLHPVGRLDTNSTGALLLSNDGDFTFRLTHPRHPLAKTYEVWVQGHPPPAILHRWRSGIVLDGKPTLPATVTILAQTSQQTCLQIQLWEGRNRQIRRVAAQLGYPVIALHRTAIGSLDLQSLAPRQWRFLQWQEQESFARLEPRNPQ; from the coding sequence ATGGCCGATCGCCCCCCAGACCCTATTCAACCCTCCAGCCAAACCACACACGGCCAAACCACACACGGCCAAACCACACACGGCCAAAAAGTACGCATCCAAAAAGTGTTATCCCACCATGGCCTTGCCTCCCGGCGACAGGCGGAAAGCTGGATCCGGGGGGGACGGGTGCAGGTCAATGGCCAGGTGGCCCAGGTGGGGCAAGCTGTGGATCCCCAGGTGGATCGCATCGCCGTGGATGGGGTTTTGCTCCCCACTGCCCCCCGCGCCCTCTATATCCTGCTCCACAAACCCCTGGGGGTGGTGTCCACCTGCCATGATCCCCAGGGTCGTCCCACGGTGCTCCACTGCCTCCCCCCCCACCTCGCCCAGGGCCAGGGTCTCCACCCCGTGGGCCGTCTAGACACCAACTCCACGGGAGCCTTGCTCCTCAGCAACGATGGGGACTTCACCTTTCGCCTGACCCACCCCCGCCACCCCCTAGCGAAAACCTATGAGGTCTGGGTGCAGGGTCACCCGCCCCCGGCTATTCTCCACCGCTGGCGATCGGGCATTGTCCTGGACGGAAAACCCACCCTGCCCGCCACTGTCACCATCCTGGCCCAAACTTCCCAACAAACCTGCCTCCAAATTCAGCTTTGGGAAGGCCGTAACCGCCAAATTCGTAGGGTTGCCGCCCAACTGGGCTACCCCGTCATTGCTCTCCACCGCACCGCCATCGGCTCTTTAGATCTCCAGTCCCTTGCGCCCCGCCAGTGGCGTTTTCTGCAATGGCAGGAACAAGAATCATTCGCTAGACTTGAACCGAGAAATCCGCAATAA
- a CDS encoding helix-turn-helix domain-containing protein: protein MRKRQKPSAVQLDQIQAEQIQAIGAYLRQHREHLRMSLDQVASLTKIQRRLLQAIENGHLATLPEPVYIQALIHRFGDALDLKGSELADQFPLELTPHRSGRLQFNWSVGQLRPMHLYLFYIFVIFSAVNGLSVMMSRSLTQLQPSPASLLLLNPEVSPLQSSSSVPTVGIAGAIPEELVALVRQAFPLHAHDSPNASAWVSHSTQLVAQLPEPSLQSTTPVSVKLTLETQSWLRVMVDGKTTFEGMMLAGSQRSWQAQEEITVRAGNAGAVLVTFNDGPSQPMGDVGAVEEKTYTPDAVTGPTLALLPESRGE, encoded by the coding sequence ATGAGGAAGCGGCAGAAACCATCTGCAGTCCAGCTAGACCAAATACAGGCGGAGCAAATCCAAGCCATTGGAGCCTACCTTCGTCAACACCGTGAACACCTACGGATGTCCCTGGATCAGGTTGCCTCGTTAACGAAAATTCAGCGTCGTTTGTTACAGGCGATCGAAAATGGACACCTGGCTACCTTGCCGGAGCCGGTCTATATTCAGGCACTGATTCATCGCTTTGGGGATGCTTTAGATCTGAAGGGATCGGAACTAGCGGATCAATTTCCCTTGGAACTGACCCCCCATCGATCGGGGCGGTTGCAGTTCAATTGGTCTGTGGGGCAATTGCGTCCCATGCATCTCTATTTGTTCTATATTTTTGTCATTTTCAGTGCGGTCAACGGGTTATCGGTGATGATGTCCCGGTCCCTGACCCAGTTGCAGCCCAGCCCTGCTTCCCTGCTGTTGCTCAACCCAGAGGTTTCCCCGCTGCAGTCCTCATCCTCAGTGCCCACCGTTGGCATTGCTGGTGCTATTCCAGAGGAATTAGTTGCCCTTGTCCGCCAAGCCTTTCCCCTCCACGCCCATGACTCCCCCAATGCCAGCGCTTGGGTTAGCCACAGCACGCAACTCGTCGCTCAGCTCCCGGAACCAAGCCTCCAGAGTACAACACCGGTCAGCGTTAAACTGACCCTAGAAACCCAATCCTGGCTGCGGGTGATGGTGGATGGGAAAACCACCTTTGAGGGCATGATGCTAGCAGGGAGCCAGCGGTCTTGGCAGGCCCAAGAAGAAATTACCGTGCGAGCCGGTAATGCGGGGGCCGTTCTGGTCACCTTTAATGATGGTCCTAGCCAGCCCATGGGAGATGTGGGAGCCGTTGAGGAAAAAACCTACACCCCTGATGCGGTCACTGGACCCACCTTAGCCCTGCTGCCCGAATCCAGAGGTGAGTGA
- a CDS encoding thioredoxin: MHFALEPSTSGRVLAPVPTLLATPNRDNHGGIAPT; the protein is encoded by the coding sequence GTGCATTTCGCCTTGGAACCATCGACTTCGGGGAGGGTTCTTGCCCCCGTGCCGACCCTCTTGGCGACCCCCAACCGGGACAACCACGGGGGGATTGCCCCTACCTAA
- a CDS encoding pentapeptide repeat-containing protein — translation MISCDLISCDLISCDLISCDLISCDLIGS, via the coding sequence TTGATTAGTTGTGACTTGATTAGTTGTGACTTGATTAGTTGTGACTTGATTAGTTGTGACTTGATTAGTTGTGACTTGATCGGTTCCTAA
- a CDS encoding GAF domain-containing protein codes for MPKSRILIVDDEPDNLDLLYRTFRREYQVLRASSGPEALELLSQQSDVSVIISDQRMPRMSGTEFLSLTAAQYPDIVRILLTGYTDVDDLVDAINAGRVFRYVTKPWNEQELRDVVQQAISTHNLLQTRTRELRRSLRQESLLNAISTALRRALDYRQLLQILVETVGDIFEADVCMLKLLQGGQFTTETCFFHNASGWSPNPTLTHSYGALLAQTVWETENLQVIHDTEQEGLLQAMVDEEQSLGDIYQLLGIRSSLIIPMVYQQDLLAVLALHQCHEVRTWQEDDIQLAGLVAGQAASAVSQALAYEQVKTLAQRQALVNSITNAIRSSLEPEAIFSAITQELGEALGVDSCALSLWTEEDEYVHCVGLYTLKNRLSWLKTAAVGDSSWGAVGPGTAEDNSRRGDAPLDPPSEPWGDGLLAKTSMAMVDPMSTAATVSMTPASSNGVVKGVTSGVNPTAAVAVGRSDATPGGPEAGKAEAPGVTGSGSPLPDSMDRPMDQQTELPQSYSPIQGNPVLTRLLQTHRPVIVDSSHNPSDLAIDRLSVEQPTQSLLVVPLLIDTQLIGSISLRQVEYARQWRAADIELAQLVAAQAAIAVQQSRLYETTRKQAEELSKLNIYLTETVLERFLPPTMVKKAAAGTLVLDLQPEPRLVTIVFTDIVGFTPLSNQLQARGIAELLNQYLGEMSQVIFANGGTIDKFIGDAVLCLFGAPEELAPEEQVQRAVATARQMFRTLARLNDQWMATGRPAVQFRCGIHQGDAVVGLFGSRERSDYTAIGPCVNIAARLQEAAKPNRILVSAKVASYLSPTEMESAGDLSLKGVSELVSAYTVNP; via the coding sequence ATGCCAAAATCTAGGATCCTGATTGTTGACGATGAACCCGACAATCTTGATCTCCTCTACCGGACATTTCGACGGGAGTATCAAGTCCTGAGAGCGTCGAGTGGCCCGGAAGCGTTGGAACTGTTATCACAGCAGTCGGACGTTTCGGTGATTATTTCCGACCAGCGGATGCCCCGCATGAGCGGCACCGAGTTCCTGAGCCTGACCGCTGCCCAATACCCTGATATTGTCAGAATTCTGTTGACCGGCTACACCGATGTGGATGACTTGGTGGATGCCATTAATGCCGGTCGAGTCTTTCGCTATGTGACCAAACCCTGGAACGAGCAAGAACTTCGGGATGTGGTGCAACAGGCGATCTCCACCCATAATTTGTTGCAGACCCGCACCCGAGAATTGCGGCGATCGCTGCGCCAAGAGTCCCTGCTCAATGCCATTTCCACGGCTCTCCGTCGAGCCTTAGACTACCGCCAACTGTTGCAAATCTTAGTGGAAACGGTGGGGGATATTTTTGAGGCGGATGTGTGTATGTTGAAGTTGCTCCAGGGGGGGCAGTTCACCACGGAAACCTGTTTTTTCCACAATGCCAGCGGCTGGAGTCCCAATCCCACCTTGACCCATAGCTATGGGGCATTGCTGGCCCAGACGGTCTGGGAAACTGAAAACTTACAGGTGATCCATGACACAGAGCAGGAAGGACTGCTGCAAGCCATGGTGGATGAGGAGCAGTCCTTAGGGGATATTTATCAACTGCTGGGGATCCGATCGTCCTTAATTATCCCCATGGTCTATCAACAGGATTTACTGGCAGTTTTGGCGTTGCACCAATGCCACGAGGTGCGCACCTGGCAGGAGGACGATATTCAACTGGCGGGGCTGGTGGCGGGGCAGGCGGCTTCGGCAGTGTCCCAAGCCTTGGCCTATGAGCAGGTGAAGACCTTGGCCCAGCGCCAAGCCTTGGTCAATAGCATTACCAATGCCATTCGTTCCAGCCTGGAGCCGGAGGCCATTTTTTCGGCCATTACCCAGGAACTGGGGGAAGCCCTGGGGGTGGATAGTTGTGCCCTGTCCCTGTGGACGGAGGAGGATGAATATGTTCACTGTGTGGGGCTGTATACCCTAAAAAATCGCTTAAGTTGGTTAAAAACAGCAGCGGTAGGGGATTCCTCCTGGGGAGCGGTTGGCCCAGGGACGGCGGAGGACAACAGTCGCCGAGGGGATGCCCCCCTGGATCCCCCGTCTGAACCCTGGGGTGACGGTCTTCTCGCCAAGACCTCCATGGCGATGGTTGACCCGATGAGTACGGCTGCGACGGTCTCTATGACTCCAGCCTCTAGTAATGGGGTGGTCAAGGGGGTGACCAGTGGGGTTAATCCGACGGCGGCGGTGGCTGTGGGGCGATCGGACGCAACTCCTGGGGGTCCAGAGGCGGGGAAAGCTGAAGCCCCTGGGGTGACGGGTTCCGGTTCCCCCCTGCCGGACTCCATGGATCGGCCCATGGATCAGCAAACCGAACTGCCCCAGTCCTATTCCCCGATCCAAGGCAATCCGGTATTAACGCGGTTGCTGCAAACCCACAGGCCGGTGATTGTGGATAGCAGTCATAATCCTTCCGATTTGGCGATCGATCGGCTGTCTGTGGAACAACCCACCCAAAGCCTGTTGGTGGTCCCGTTGCTCATTGATACCCAGCTCATTGGCAGTATTTCCCTGCGGCAGGTGGAATATGCCCGTCAATGGCGAGCGGCGGACATTGAATTGGCCCAACTGGTGGCGGCCCAAGCGGCGATCGCTGTCCAACAGTCCCGTCTGTATGAAACCACCCGGAAGCAGGCCGAGGAATTATCGAAGCTCAATATTTACCTGACGGAAACCGTGTTAGAGCGCTTTCTGCCCCCCACCATGGTTAAAAAGGCCGCAGCAGGCACCCTGGTGCTGGATTTACAGCCGGAACCTCGCCTCGTTACCATTGTTTTCACGGATATCGTCGGTTTTACGCCCCTGTCTAACCAGCTCCAGGCGCGGGGGATTGCTGAGCTGTTGAACCAGTATTTAGGGGAAATGAGCCAGGTGATTTTTGCCAATGGGGGCACCATTGATAAGTTCATTGGGGATGCGGTGTTGTGTCTGTTTGGGGCACCGGAAGAGTTGGCCCCAGAGGAGCAGGTGCAGCGGGCTGTGGCGACGGCGCGGCAAATGTTTCGCACCTTGGCGCGGCTCAATGACCAATGGATGGCGACGGGGAGACCGGCAGTGCAGTTTCGCTGTGGGATCCACCAGGGAGACGCGGTGGTGGGATTGTTTGGCAGCCGGGAGCGATCGGACTACACCGCCATTGGTCCCTGTGTCAACATTGCAGCACGGCTCCAGGAAGCGGCTAAACCGAACCGAATTTTGGTGTCGGCCAAGGTGGCCAGTTATTTATCCCCCACGGAAATGGAGTCTGCCGGGGATCTCAGCTTAAAAGGGGTCTCGGAGTTGGTGTCGGCCTATACGGTCAACCCCTAG
- a CDS encoding pentapeptide repeat-containing protein, whose translation MADLQHLNLLQNNPHRWQVWRSQYPEMQPNLSNADLEGADLGSVNLAAAHLVGAKLMGVNLGGANLRGSNLMGADLRGANLAGADLSEANLVGSNLRSANFHHSDLQLANLRRTNCSMANFIEANLSEADLRDANLSQAELMGALLYRTRFDRVIAHQAHLAQAVAYGSTWDQAELRGCDLRCLDLRKAQFSKALLDHVDFRRSRLDGAQFTHTDLTTAQLQDTCLDPDFRASHVEGYSD comes from the coding sequence ATGGCCGATCTGCAACACCTGAACCTGCTGCAAAACAATCCCCATCGCTGGCAAGTGTGGCGGAGCCAATATCCAGAAATGCAACCCAACCTCAGTAATGCAGACTTGGAAGGGGCTGATTTGGGATCGGTGAACTTGGCGGCGGCCCATTTAGTGGGAGCCAAATTAATGGGGGTGAACCTGGGGGGGGCTAATTTGCGCGGTAGCAACCTCATGGGGGCTGATCTACGGGGGGCCAATTTGGCGGGAGCCGACTTATCAGAAGCCAATTTAGTGGGATCCAACCTACGATCGGCCAATTTTCACCACAGCGACTTACAGTTAGCCAATCTGCGCCGCACCAATTGCAGCATGGCCAACTTCATTGAAGCCAACCTCAGCGAAGCCGACCTGCGGGATGCCAACCTCAGCCAAGCAGAACTGATGGGGGCATTGCTCTACCGCACTCGCTTCGATCGGGTTATTGCCCACCAGGCCCACCTCGCCCAAGCCGTGGCCTATGGCAGCACCTGGGATCAGGCCGAACTCCGGGGCTGTGATCTACGGTGCTTGGATCTGCGCAAGGCTCAGTTTTCCAAAGCCCTCCTGGACCATGTGGACTTCCGGCGATCGCGCCTGGACGGTGCCCAATTTACCCACACCGACCTCACCACGGCCCAGCTCCAAGACACCTGCCTGGATCCGGACTTTAGGGCATCCCACGTTGAGGGCTACAGCGACTAA
- a CDS encoding R3H domain-containing nucleic acid-binding protein: MPPQTLVLSPTVPRVEERQVVDDLDRLLSILPPALGQILVTHPQRDRLVEVVLDLGRWPEARFPGKAEYLAETPISQADLQYCVERVGHFGGDNRAGIERTLHRISALRNRKGDIIGLTCRVGRAVFGTIGLIQDLVETGRSILMLGRPGVGKTTALREIARVLADDLLKRVVIIDTSNEIAGDGDIPHPAIGRARRMQVAKPELQHQVMIEAVENHMPEVIIIDEIGTELEALAARTIAERGVQLVGTAHGNQIENLIKNPTLADLIGGIQSVTLGDDEARRRRSQKTVLERKSPPTFEIAVEMLERQRWVIHESVADTVDALLRNHRPSPQVRSVGEDGQVLVTLAPAPGPISGSPGFPIKGVKLTGTTGEANGWRGSGQMKPMPLTERLSRGGGLGEAIDAFPQGEGDRESVPFPQGLEDSPADSLGSTWATDGDPDYGEAVPLHVYPYAISRHHLEQAIQTLQLPVVLTKDIDTADAVLALRSHIKGHAKLRNLARSRQVPIHVIKSNTLPQMARGLRRLLNREENLTSPETIEAMMAATNSHDELEAMEEARLAVEQIVLPKGQPVELLPRPATIRKMQHELVEHYRLKSHSFGDDPNRRLRIYPA; encoded by the coding sequence ATGCCCCCCCAAACCCTGGTGTTATCCCCTACGGTTCCTCGGGTGGAAGAACGGCAGGTGGTGGATGATCTCGATCGCCTCCTCTCCATTTTGCCCCCGGCCTTGGGACAGATTTTGGTGACCCATCCCCAGCGCGATCGCCTGGTGGAGGTGGTGTTGGATCTGGGACGGTGGCCAGAAGCGCGGTTTCCGGGCAAGGCGGAATATTTAGCCGAGACCCCCATTTCCCAGGCTGACCTGCAATATTGCGTGGAGCGGGTGGGTCACTTTGGGGGAGATAACCGGGCGGGCATTGAGCGCACCCTGCACCGCATCAGCGCCCTGCGCAACCGCAAGGGGGACATTATTGGTCTCACCTGCCGGGTGGGACGGGCGGTGTTTGGCACCATTGGCTTAATTCAAGACTTAGTGGAAACGGGGCGATCGATCCTGATGTTGGGGCGGCCTGGGGTGGGCAAAACCACGGCTTTACGGGAAATTGCCCGGGTGTTGGCCGATGATCTCCTGAAGCGGGTGGTCATCATTGACACCTCCAATGAAATTGCCGGCGATGGTGATATTCCCCACCCCGCCATTGGCCGAGCGCGGCGGATGCAGGTGGCCAAGCCGGAATTGCAGCACCAGGTGATGATCGAGGCAGTGGAAAACCACATGCCAGAGGTGATTATCATTGACGAAATCGGCACGGAACTGGAAGCCCTGGCGGCTCGCACCATTGCCGAGCGGGGGGTGCAACTGGTGGGCACGGCCCATGGCAACCAAATTGAGAACCTGATCAAAAACCCCACCCTCGCCGATCTGATTGGGGGTATCCAGTCCGTGACCCTGGGGGATGATGAGGCGCGGCGGCGACGGAGCCAGAAAACCGTCCTGGAGCGCAAATCCCCCCCCACCTTTGAAATTGCGGTGGAAATGCTGGAACGCCAGCGCTGGGTTATCCATGAGTCGGTGGCGGATACGGTGGATGCTCTGCTGCGGAACCACCGCCCCAGTCCCCAGGTGCGCAGTGTGGGGGAGGATGGTCAGGTGTTGGTCACCCTAGCCCCTGCCCCTGGACCCATCAGTGGCAGTCCAGGATTCCCCATCAAGGGGGTCAAGCTGACGGGAACGACGGGGGAAGCCAACGGCTGGCGGGGCAGTGGCCAGATGAAGCCCATGCCCTTGACGGAACGACTATCCCGAGGCGGCGGGCTAGGGGAGGCGATCGATGCCTTTCCCCAGGGCGAGGGCGATCGTGAGTCTGTCCCCTTTCCCCAAGGGTTGGAGGACTCCCCGGCGGATAGCCTCGGCTCCACCTGGGCCACCGATGGGGATCCAGACTATGGGGAGGCGGTTCCCCTCCATGTCTATCCCTATGCCATTAGTCGTCACCACTTGGAGCAGGCCATTCAAACCCTGCAATTGCCGGTGGTGTTGACCAAGGATATTGACACGGCTGATGCGGTCTTAGCCCTGCGCTCCCACATTAAGGGCCATGCTAAACTGCGCAATTTGGCCCGATCGCGGCAAGTGCCGATCCATGTCATCAAGTCCAATACCCTGCCCCAAATGGCACGGGGGCTAAGGCGGTTGTTGAACCGGGAGGAAAACCTCACGAGTCCGGAGACGATCGAGGCCATGATGGCTGCCACCAATAGCCATGATGAACTGGAAGCCATGGAAGAGGCTCGCCTAGCGGTGGAACAAATTGTCTTGCCCAAGGGCCAACCGGTGGAACTGCTGCCCCGCCCCGCCACCATTCGCAAAATGCAGCATGAATTGGTGGAGCACTATCGCCTCAAGTCCCATAGTTTTGGGGACGATCCCAACCGCCGCCTGCGCATTTATCCCGCTTAG